In Procambarus clarkii isolate CNS0578487 chromosome 53, FALCON_Pclarkii_2.0, whole genome shotgun sequence, the following proteins share a genomic window:
- the LOC138352335 gene encoding oviduct-specific glycoprotein-like, translating into MRPLAHLTVERRDQRARAQPPQAQLGRYPQVSSAKHCSRNVRMLCGSVTQGSVTQGFVTQGSDTHDFVIQGSVTRGSVTQRSITQRSVTQGSDTQRSITQHSITQRSVTQRSVTQSSDTQRSITQRSITQRSITQRSITQRSITQRSITQRSVTQGSDTQLSITQRSITQRSITQRSITQRSITQRSITQRSITQRSITQRSIT; encoded by the exons ATGCGGCCACTAGCAcacttgacagttgagaggcgggaccaaagagccagagctcaacccccgcaagcacaattag gtcggtacccacaagtgtcatcagcgaagcactgttcgagaaatgttcgaatgtTATGT ggctccgtcacccagggctccgtcacccagggctTCGTCACCCAGGGCTCCGACACCCATGACTTCGTCATCCAGGGCTCCGTCACCCGGGGCTCCGTCACCCAGCGCTCCATCACCCAGCgctccgtcacccagggctccgACACCCAGCGCTCCATCACCCAGCACTCAATCACCCAGCGCTCCGTCACCCAGCGCTCCGTCACCCAGAGCTCCGACACCCAGCGCTCCATCACCCAGCGCTCCATCACCCAGCGCTCCATCACCCAGCGCTCCATCACCCAGCGCTCCATCACCCAGCGCTCCATCACCCAGCgctccgtcacccagggctccgACACCCAGCTCTCCATCACCCAGCGCTCCATCACCCAGCGCTCCATCACCCAGCGCTCCATCACCCAGCGCTCCATCACCCAGCGCTCCATCACCCAGCGCTCCATCACCCAGCGCTCCATCACCCAGCGCTCCATCACGTAG